The Pseudomonas sp. MM223 genome segment TCAGTTGTGGCTCGCCAAACGGCAGGCAGGTGGCCGGCGGCAGGCGTTTCAGGTCATCGTCCGCCATGGGGATGATCGCTACACCCAGGCCCATGACGGCCATGCTTGCCAACGCTTCCTGGCTGTCCAGTTCCATCTGTTCGCTTACCTGCAAATGCTGGCGGCGCAGTTCCTGCTCGATCTGCCGCCCGGCCCAGGCACGCTTGTCGAAGCGCAGGAACGGTTGAGTGGCGAGCAACTGCGGTACGCTGTGCCCGGCCAGTTCGGGGCTGGCAATGGCCCAGAAACGGTCCTCGAACAACGGTGTGAAATTCAGGCTCTGCGGGTATGGGCTGACCGGCTCGGTGGTGATCGCCGCGTCCAGCTCACCGTCTTCCACCCGGCGTGCCAGCTCTGCCGACATGCCCGAGGCTACGCTGATGTGCAATTGCGGGTGGTTGGCCTTGATCCACACCAGGGCCTTGGGCAGGCGCCGCGCCAGCACGGTATGGATCGCCCCCAGGCGCAGGCGGCCGCGCAGGCTGGGGCCGCTGGCCAGGGCGTCGGCCAGTTCGTCGTAGGCAGCCAGAATGCTCTCGGCGCGGGCCACCGCCAGCTGGCCTGCTTCGGTCAGCACCACCTGCCTGCGGCTGCGGTCGAACAGGGGGACCTGCAGCTCGTCTTCGAGGGTTTTGATGTGCAGGCTTACCGCCGAAGGGGTGAGGCTGAGCAGGTCGGCGGCGCGGGCGAAGGTGCCGTGGCGGGCGATGGTTACCAGGGTGCGCAAGGCTTTGAGGGACATGCGGATCAGGTCCGGTTGCAGGCTGACAGAGCAGTATTTTCAGGCCAGGCCCTTTCGCAGCACAAGGCTGCTCCTACAGGTATTGCGCATGCTCAAACCTGGCGCCGTGTCTGTAGGAGCAGCCTTGTGCTGCGAAAGGGCCGGTACAGGCAACACTGTTCAGCGATCAACACGCCCGTACGCCTGGCTGATCCGGTCGATCACCATGGCCAAGGCAACAATCGCCAGGCCGGCCTCCACACCTTGGCCCACATTCAGTGTCTGGATGCCTGCCAGCACATCCTCACCCAACCCGCGGGCACCGATCATCGACGCCACCACCACCATCGACAAGGCCATCATTACCGACTGGTTGAGCCCGGCCATGATGCTGGGCAGCGCCAGCGGCAGGGCAATGCGCCGCAGCCGCTGCCAGCGGCTGGCCCCCAGGCCGTGTGCAGCCTGCAGCAACGAAGGGTCGATCTGGCTCAGGCCCAGTTCGGTCAACCGCACCAGCGGCGGCAGGGCGTAGATCAACGTGGCGAACACGGCGGGTACCTTGCCCAGCCCGAACAGCATCAGCACCGGGATCAGGTAAACGAAGGCCGGCAGCGTTTGCATCACATCCAGTACCGGCAACAGCAGCCGCTTCGCCAGTGGCCGCGAAGCCAGCAGGATGCCCAGCGGCACGCCCACCAGCACGCACAGGCCGGTACTGACCAGCACCAGGGCCAAGGTTTGCAGCAGTTTGTCCCACAGCCCGAGCATGCCGATCAGGGCCAGCAGCGCCACCAGCACTGCGCTGCGCAGCAGGCTGCGGCTGGCGTGCCAGGCCAGCAGGCCAACCAGCAGCAGCAACAGCCACCAGGGCAGCAGGCGCAGCAGGTTCTCCAGGCCGACCAGCAGTTGCAGTAATTGGTCAGAAAACGTGCGCAGGTGGTCGCCGTAGTGCAGTACCAGCCAGTCGACCAGCCTGTTTACGCTGTCAGCGAAAGAAAATTGCAGGGCTTGGGGAAAGCCATTGCTCACAGGCTGCCCTCGACTTTGCCGGCAACGTCGGTAGGCAGCCAGGCTTTCCACACCTCGCGGTTGTCACGCAGGAAGGCGAGGGCGGCTTCGCGCGGTGGCGTGCGTTTTTCGCTCATGTCGGCCAGTGCCTTGTTGAGCCGGTCGATCGGCAGGTCGACTTGCTCGAACACCCCCACCAGGTCCGGGTAGCTGTCACGGAATGCCTTGGACACACCAATCGACAGCTTTGCCGGCAGTGAGCGGCTGCCCTGTGGGTTGGGGTTGCCGGCATCTGTCAGGGTGGCCCACGCCTGGGCATCGAACGGTGGTTCTTCCAGGCGGATGAGTTTGTATCGCCCCATCAACGGGGTCGGGTTCCAGT includes the following:
- the opuAB_2 gene encoding Glycine betaine transport system permease protein OpuAB (*Name opuAB_2); amino-acid sequence: MSNGFPQALQFSFADSVNRLVDWLVLHYGDHLRTFSDQLLQLLVGLENLLRLLPWWLLLLLVGLLAWHASRSLLRSAVLVALLALIGMLGLWDKLLQTLALVLVSTGLCVLVGVPLGILLASRPLAKRLLLPVLDVMQTLPAFVYLIPVLMLFGLGKVPAVFATLIYALPPLVRLTELGLSQIDPSLLQAAHGLGASRWQRLRRIALPLALPSIMAGLNQSVMMALSMVVVASMIGARGLGEDVLAGIQTLNVGQGVEAGLAIVALAMVIDRISQAYGRVDR
- the gltR_1 gene encoding HTH-type transcriptional regulator GltR (*Name gltR_1), encoding MSLKALRTLVTIARHGTFARAADLLSLTPSAVSLHIKTLEDELQVPLFDRSRRQVVLTEAGQLAVARAESILAAYDELADALASGPSLRGRLRLGAIHTVLARRLPKALVWIKANHPQLHISVASGMSAELARRVEDGELDAAITTEPVSPYPQSLNFTPLFEDRFWAIASPELAGHSVPQLLATQPFLRFDKRAWAGRQIEQELRRQHLQVSEQMELDSQEALASMAVMGLGVAIIPMADDDLKRLPPATCLPFGEPQLTRRVVLLEHEKSQRRHLSAVLKTALEA